The Benincasa hispida cultivar B227 chromosome 9, ASM972705v1, whole genome shotgun sequence genome has a segment encoding these proteins:
- the LOC120085677 gene encoding serine/threonine protein phosphatase 2A 55 kDa regulatory subunit B beta isoform-like isoform X1, whose protein sequence is MNGGNEVVAAPAGPPQPLDWKFSQVFGERTAGEEVQEVDIISAIEFDKSGDHLATGDRGGRVVLFERTDTKDHGGSRRDLERMDNAISRHPEFRYKTEFQSHEPEFDYLKSLEIEEKINKIRWCQPANGALFLLSTNDKTIKYWKVQEKKVKKVSTMNVDPSKPVGNGSNASSSNSSSSGPYLANGGSPDRYPSNDLSFPVRGIQSLRLPVVTSHETNLVARCRRVYAHAHDYHINSISNNSDGETFISADDLRINLWNLEISNQSFNIVDVKPANMEDLTEVITSAEFHPTHCNMLAYSSSKGSIRLIDLRQSALCDSHSKLFEEQEAPGSRSFFTEIIASISDIKFGKDGRYILSRDYMTLKLWDINMDSGPVAAFQVHEYLRPKLCDLYENDSIFDKFECCLSGDGMRVATGSYSNLFRVFGCMSGSTEATTLEASKNPMRRQVQTPSRPARSLSSSITRVVRRAGADSPGIDANGNSFDFTTKLLHLAWHPTENSIACAAANSLYMYYA, encoded by the exons ATGAATGGTGGAAACGAGGTCGTTGCAGCTCCGGCCGGCCCGCCACAGCCGCTGGACTGGAAATTCTCTCAGGTCTTTGGCGAACGTACAGCCGGTGAAGAAGTTCAAGAAG TTGATATTATTTCAGCAATTGAATTTGATAAAAGTGGGGATCATCTTGCTACTGGTGACCGTGGTGGTCGGGTGGTACTCTTTGAGAGGACAGATACGAAAGAT CATGGGGGATCGAGAAGGGATTTGGAGAGAATGGATAATGCAATAAGTAGGCATCCAGAGTTTCGCTATAAAACAGAATTTCAGAGTCATGAGCCTGAG TTTGACTACCTGAAGAGTTTGGAAATTGaggaaaaaattaacaaaatcagATGGTGCCAGCCAGCTAATGGTGCCTTATTTCTGTTATCTACTAATGATAAAACAATCAAGTACTGGAAG GTGCAAGAAAAGAAGGTTAAAAAGGTTTCTACTATGAATGTGGATCCGTCAAAACCTGTTGGAAATGGCAGCAATGCTAGTTCTAGCAATTCAAGTAGCTCTGGACCATATCTTGCAAATGGAGGATCCCCAGATCGGTATCCCAGTAATGACCTCTCATTTCCAGTGAGGGGGATACAATCGCTACGCCTACCAGTG GTAACTAGCCACGAGACTAACCTGGTTGCAAGATGTCGAAGAGTGTATGCCCATGCTCATGATTATCATATCAACTCCATCTCCAATAATAG TGATGGAGAAACTTTTATATCAGCTGATGATCTGCGGATAAATCTTTGGAACTTGGAAATTAGCAATCAAAGTTTCAATATTGTTGATGTCAAGCCTGCTAACATGGAGGATCTGACTG AGGTGATAACGTCTGCAGAGTTTCATCCTACTCATTGCAATATGTTAGCATACAGCAGTTCAAAAGGATCCATCCGCCTAATTGATTTGCGGCAGTCAGCATTATGTGATTCTCACTCCAAATT ATTTGAGGAGCAGGAAGCACCTGGTTCTAGATCCTTTTTCACTGAGATTATTGCTTCAATCTCTGATATTAAGTTTGGAAAGGATGGAAGATACATTCTTAGTCGTGATTACATGACTCTcaag TTGTGGGACATTAATATGGATTCTGGTCCAGTTGCAGCATTTCAGGTTCATGAATATTTAAGACCTAAG CTCTGTGACCtgtatgaaaatgattcaaTCTTCGATAAGTTCGAGTGTTGTTTGAGTGGAGATGGAATGCGAGTAGCTACAGGCTCTTACAG TAATTTATTCCGCGTGTTTGGCTGTATGTCGGGAAGTACAGAGGCTACAACTTTAGAAGCTAGCAAAAATCCAATGAG GCGTCAAGTTCAGACTCCTTCAAGGCCTGCCAGATCTCTGAGCAGTAGTATAACACGAGTTGTAAGACGAG CAGGAGCAGACAGCCCTGGGATTGATGCAAATGGAAATTCCTTTGATTTCACAACAAAGTTACTGCATTTAGCTTGGCACCCGACTGAGAACTCAATTGCCTGTGCTGCTGCTAACAGCTTGTACATGTACTATGCGTAA
- the LOC120085677 gene encoding serine/threonine protein phosphatase 2A 55 kDa regulatory subunit B beta isoform-like isoform X2: MNGGNEVVAAPAGPPQPLDWKFSQVFGERTAGEEVQEVDIISAIEFDKSGDHLATGDRGGRVVLFERTDTKDHGGSRRDLERMDNAISRHPEFRYKTEFQSHEPEFDYLKSLEIEEKINKIRWCQPANGALFLLSTNDKTIKYWKVQEKKVKKVSTMNVDPSKPVGNGSNASSSNSSSSGPYLANGGSPDRYPSNDLSFPVRGIQSLRLPVVTSHETNLVARCRRVYAHAHDYHINSISNNSDGETFISADDLRINLWNLEISNQSFNIVDVKPANMEDLTEVITSAEFHPTHCNMLAYSSSKGSIRLIDLRQSALCDSHSKLFEEQEAPGSRSFFTEIIASISDIKFGKDGRYILSRDYMTLKLWDINMDSGPVAAFQVHEYLRPKLCDLYENDSIFDKFECCLSGDGMRVATGSYSNLFRVFGCMSGSTEATTLEASKNPMRRQVQTPSRPARSLSSSITRVVRRGADSPGIDANGNSFDFTTKLLHLAWHPTENSIACAAANSLYMYYA; the protein is encoded by the exons ATGAATGGTGGAAACGAGGTCGTTGCAGCTCCGGCCGGCCCGCCACAGCCGCTGGACTGGAAATTCTCTCAGGTCTTTGGCGAACGTACAGCCGGTGAAGAAGTTCAAGAAG TTGATATTATTTCAGCAATTGAATTTGATAAAAGTGGGGATCATCTTGCTACTGGTGACCGTGGTGGTCGGGTGGTACTCTTTGAGAGGACAGATACGAAAGAT CATGGGGGATCGAGAAGGGATTTGGAGAGAATGGATAATGCAATAAGTAGGCATCCAGAGTTTCGCTATAAAACAGAATTTCAGAGTCATGAGCCTGAG TTTGACTACCTGAAGAGTTTGGAAATTGaggaaaaaattaacaaaatcagATGGTGCCAGCCAGCTAATGGTGCCTTATTTCTGTTATCTACTAATGATAAAACAATCAAGTACTGGAAG GTGCAAGAAAAGAAGGTTAAAAAGGTTTCTACTATGAATGTGGATCCGTCAAAACCTGTTGGAAATGGCAGCAATGCTAGTTCTAGCAATTCAAGTAGCTCTGGACCATATCTTGCAAATGGAGGATCCCCAGATCGGTATCCCAGTAATGACCTCTCATTTCCAGTGAGGGGGATACAATCGCTACGCCTACCAGTG GTAACTAGCCACGAGACTAACCTGGTTGCAAGATGTCGAAGAGTGTATGCCCATGCTCATGATTATCATATCAACTCCATCTCCAATAATAG TGATGGAGAAACTTTTATATCAGCTGATGATCTGCGGATAAATCTTTGGAACTTGGAAATTAGCAATCAAAGTTTCAATATTGTTGATGTCAAGCCTGCTAACATGGAGGATCTGACTG AGGTGATAACGTCTGCAGAGTTTCATCCTACTCATTGCAATATGTTAGCATACAGCAGTTCAAAAGGATCCATCCGCCTAATTGATTTGCGGCAGTCAGCATTATGTGATTCTCACTCCAAATT ATTTGAGGAGCAGGAAGCACCTGGTTCTAGATCCTTTTTCACTGAGATTATTGCTTCAATCTCTGATATTAAGTTTGGAAAGGATGGAAGATACATTCTTAGTCGTGATTACATGACTCTcaag TTGTGGGACATTAATATGGATTCTGGTCCAGTTGCAGCATTTCAGGTTCATGAATATTTAAGACCTAAG CTCTGTGACCtgtatgaaaatgattcaaTCTTCGATAAGTTCGAGTGTTGTTTGAGTGGAGATGGAATGCGAGTAGCTACAGGCTCTTACAG TAATTTATTCCGCGTGTTTGGCTGTATGTCGGGAAGTACAGAGGCTACAACTTTAGAAGCTAGCAAAAATCCAATGAG GCGTCAAGTTCAGACTCCTTCAAGGCCTGCCAGATCTCTGAGCAGTAGTATAACACGAGTTGTAAGACGAG GAGCAGACAGCCCTGGGATTGATGCAAATGGAAATTCCTTTGATTTCACAACAAAGTTACTGCATTTAGCTTGGCACCCGACTGAGAACTCAATTGCCTGTGCTGCTGCTAACAGCTTGTACATGTACTATGCGTAA